A section of the Bryobacteraceae bacterium genome encodes:
- a CDS encoding MFS transporter, which translates to MNASAPALAAPETTARLRSGALALLLLSLGHFLVDLYSGSLGVLQPLIIQRLGLTLAQAGLLGGLLVFSSSVTQPLYGYLSDRFRSPLFSALGPAVAGLFILSGALAPNYPAALALMLAGGAGVSAFHPQASSWAAAGMRSHRARWMAVFISSGTLGIAAAPVFFKEFLARFGPSNLLWAAAPGVALSLVCLALIRPPLEVRPAGRSFDWPALRAVLRPLSILYWGVFFRSAVQVVFAQFLVLYLSRERGYSLHAAAYTLSTYLAAGALGGIAGGQLSAWLGPKRVIQHSFLWSAPLMAIFFLTRSPWGVACLIAGGLVLLFTIPVNVTVAQRLAPTQAGTVSALLMGFAWGAAGMIFVPFTGWLADRTSLHTALASLLVFPVLGFWLSRKLPEDLSE; encoded by the coding sequence ATGAACGCATCCGCCCCGGCACTGGCAGCTCCGGAGACCACTGCGCGCCTGCGCTCCGGCGCCCTTGCGCTCCTCCTGCTCTCGCTCGGACATTTTCTCGTCGATTTGTACTCGGGCAGCCTCGGCGTCCTTCAGCCGCTCATCATTCAGCGCCTTGGACTCACGCTCGCGCAGGCCGGCCTGCTCGGCGGCCTGCTCGTCTTCAGCTCCTCGGTCACTCAGCCCCTCTACGGCTACCTCTCGGACCGCTTCCGCTCGCCGCTGTTTTCCGCCCTCGGCCCTGCCGTTGCCGGGCTGTTCATCCTCTCCGGGGCGCTGGCCCCGAACTACCCGGCCGCGCTCGCCCTCATGCTGGCCGGCGGCGCCGGCGTCAGCGCCTTCCACCCGCAGGCTTCCTCCTGGGCGGCTGCCGGCATGCGCTCACACCGCGCCCGCTGGATGGCCGTCTTCATCAGCTCCGGCACGCTCGGCATCGCCGCCGCTCCGGTCTTCTTCAAGGAATTCCTCGCCCGCTTTGGCCCCTCGAATCTCCTCTGGGCGGCTGCGCCCGGCGTCGCGCTCTCGCTGGTTTGCCTGGCGCTGATCCGGCCGCCGCTGGAGGTCCGACCGGCCGGGCGCAGCTTCGACTGGCCCGCCCTCCGCGCCGTCCTCCGCCCTCTCTCGATCCTCTATTGGGGCGTCTTCTTCCGCTCCGCCGTCCAGGTGGTCTTCGCCCAGTTCCTCGTCCTCTATTTGAGCCGCGAGCGCGGCTACAGCCTCCATGCGGCCGCCTACACGCTCAGCACGTATCTGGCGGCGGGCGCGCTCGGCGGCATCGCCGGCGGCCAGCTCTCGGCCTGGCTCGGCCCGAAGCGCGTCATCCAGCACTCCTTCCTCTGGTCGGCGCCGTTGATGGCCATCTTTTTCCTGACGCGTTCCCCGTGGGGCGTTGCCTGCCTCATCGCCGGCGGTCTTGTGCTTCTTTTCACGATCCCCGTCAACGTCACCGTCGCCCAGCGGCTCGCCCCCACCCAGGCAGGAACCGTCTCGGCGCTGCTGATGGGCTTCGCCTGGGGCGCGGCCGGCATGATCTTCGTCCCCTTCACCGGCTGGCTCGCCGATCGCACCTCCCTCCACACGGCGCTGGCCTCGCTGCTCGTCTTCCCCGTGCTGGGCTTCTGGCTCAGCCGCAAGCTGCCGGAGGACCTCTCCGAATGA
- the prx-3 gene encoding putative thiol peroxidase, whose amino-acid sequence MARTTTFKGMPLELVGPELKAGDKAPDFQAVDRSMQPVTLASTGKGIRVFSVVPSLDTPVCDAQTKRFNDEAARFPQVSFYTISMDLPFAQNRWCTSFGADHVKMISDHKYASFGENYGTLIRDWRIESRAIFVLDGNDILQYVEYVPEVAQHPDYEAVLAKLKELAG is encoded by the coding sequence ATGGCACGGACAACGACATTCAAGGGGATGCCGCTCGAGCTGGTGGGGCCGGAGCTGAAAGCGGGCGACAAGGCGCCGGACTTTCAGGCGGTCGACAGGTCGATGCAGCCGGTGACGCTGGCCTCGACGGGCAAGGGGATCCGCGTTTTCAGCGTCGTGCCCTCGCTGGACACGCCGGTCTGCGACGCGCAGACAAAGCGCTTCAACGACGAAGCGGCCAGGTTCCCGCAGGTAAGTTTCTACACGATCAGCATGGATCTGCCGTTTGCGCAGAACCGCTGGTGCACGAGCTTCGGCGCCGATCATGTGAAGATGATCAGCGACCACAAATACGCGAGTTTCGGCGAAAATTATGGCACGCTGATCCGGGACTGGCGGATTGAAAGCCGCGCCATTTTTGTGCTGGACGGCAACGATATTCTGCAATATGTGGAATATGTGCCGGAGGTGGCGCAGCACCCCGATTACGAGGCGGTGCTGGCGAAGCTGAAAGAACTGGCGGGCTGA
- a CDS encoding thioredoxin domain-containing protein, translating into MHSNALIREKSPYLLQHAHNPVDWLPWGEAAFARARAEDRPIFLSIGYSTCHWCHVMERESFENEEIAALLNRHFVPVKVDREERPDVDRIYMTFVQATTGSGGWPLSVWLTPELRPFYGGTYFPPETRWGRPGFRQVLEQIALAWQTNRAKILEAGARIQEEIESAIRLESHGRMPAGSALETGFLHFRRAYDSVHGGFGGAPKFPRPATLHFLLRYWKRTGQAEALEMTLHTLRAMRRGGIYDQLGGGFHRYAVDERWFVPHFEKMLYDQAQLAVAYIEADRAAPSRTPDRFAQTAQEICEYVLRDMTHPEGGFYSAEDADSEDPDRPGHKGEGAFYLWRWSEMEDLLRENVPLFAACYGCRAEGNVEHDPHGEFAGRNILWLARPELEQDAAVAMCRGALSRARARRPRPHLDDKILASWNGLMISALARVGAATGEPRYLEAARRAFAFLEKTLIGPDGRILRRWREGEAAIEGMLDDYAAVVLAALDLHQATFEDGLEETAKRVARAMVERFEDADGGGFYVAPAGSADLLVPMKDDYDGAEPSGNSLAVEALVRLARLAGDESFLAPARRTLEAFAERLEQQPTALPRMLSALMLFEAPPVEIEFGGPAAEMVRELHRHFEPFATAKWNDRTGRPRAVVCTDFVCKPPAGSVDELRALLHWA; encoded by the coding sequence ATGCACAGCAACGCACTGATCCGTGAAAAGAGCCCGTATCTGCTTCAACACGCGCACAACCCGGTGGACTGGCTCCCCTGGGGCGAGGCGGCCTTTGCGCGGGCCCGGGCCGAAGACCGGCCGATTTTTCTATCCATCGGTTATTCCACCTGCCACTGGTGCCATGTGATGGAGCGCGAGTCGTTCGAAAACGAGGAGATCGCGGCGCTGCTGAACCGCCATTTCGTGCCGGTGAAGGTGGACCGCGAGGAGCGGCCCGACGTGGACCGGATCTACATGACCTTCGTGCAGGCGACCACGGGCAGCGGCGGGTGGCCGCTGAGCGTTTGGCTGACCCCGGAGTTGCGCCCGTTTTATGGGGGGACGTATTTTCCGCCGGAGACACGCTGGGGGCGACCTGGTTTCCGGCAGGTTCTCGAACAAATTGCGCTGGCCTGGCAGACGAATCGTGCCAAAATTCTGGAGGCAGGCGCGCGAATTCAAGAGGAAATTGAGAGCGCCATTCGGCTGGAATCGCATGGCAGAATGCCGGCAGGCAGCGCATTGGAGACCGGATTTCTGCATTTCCGCCGGGCTTATGATTCCGTCCACGGAGGCTTTGGCGGCGCGCCGAAATTTCCGCGGCCGGCGACGCTGCACTTCCTGCTCCGTTACTGGAAGCGGACGGGCCAGGCGGAAGCGCTGGAGATGACGCTGCACACGCTGCGGGCGATGCGCCGGGGCGGCATCTACGACCAGCTCGGCGGCGGCTTCCACCGGTATGCGGTGGACGAGCGGTGGTTCGTGCCGCATTTCGAGAAGATGCTCTACGACCAGGCGCAGCTTGCGGTTGCCTACATCGAGGCAGACCGGGCCGCGCCATCGCGGACGCCAGACCGATTTGCGCAGACGGCGCAGGAGATCTGCGAGTACGTGCTGCGCGACATGACGCACCCGGAAGGCGGATTTTATTCGGCCGAGGACGCCGACAGCGAGGATCCGGACCGTCCGGGGCACAAGGGCGAGGGCGCGTTTTATCTCTGGCGCTGGTCGGAAATGGAGGACCTGCTCCGGGAGAATGTCCCGCTGTTTGCGGCCTGTTACGGGTGCCGCGCGGAGGGCAATGTCGAGCATGATCCGCACGGAGAGTTTGCGGGCAGGAACATCCTGTGGCTGGCCCGGCCGGAGCTCGAACAGGACGCGGCCGTGGCGATGTGCCGCGGGGCGCTCTCGCGGGCGCGGGCGCGGCGGCCGAGGCCGCATCTCGACGACAAGATTCTGGCCTCATGGAACGGGCTGATGATCAGCGCCCTGGCGCGCGTGGGCGCGGCCACCGGCGAGCCGCGATACCTGGAGGCGGCGCGGCGCGCGTTCGCGTTTCTGGAAAAGACGCTGATCGGGCCGGACGGGCGGATTCTAAGGCGGTGGCGCGAGGGCGAGGCGGCGATCGAAGGGATGCTGGACGACTACGCGGCCGTGGTGCTGGCGGCGCTGGACCTGCATCAGGCGACGTTTGAGGACGGGCTGGAGGAGACCGCGAAGCGGGTGGCGCGGGCGATGGTGGAGCGGTTTGAGGACGCGGATGGAGGCGGCTTTTATGTCGCGCCCGCGGGCAGTGCCGACCTGCTCGTCCCGATGAAAGACGATTACGACGGCGCTGAGCCGTCGGGCAATTCGCTGGCGGTGGAGGCGCTGGTGCGGCTGGCGCGGCTCGCCGGCGACGAAAGTTTTCTCGCGCCGGCGCGGCGGACGCTGGAGGCGTTTGCCGAACGGCTGGAACAGCAGCCCACGGCGCTTCCGCGGATGCTGTCGGCGCTGATGCTTTTCGAGGCGCCGCCGGTGGAGATCGAGTTCGGCGGCCCGGCGGCAGAGATGGTGCGGGAGCTGCACCGGCACTTTGAACCGTTCGCCACGGCGAAGTGGAATGACCGCACCGGCCGGCCGCGGGCGGTGGTCTGCACGGACTTCGTCTGCAAGCCGCCGGCCGGGTCAGTGGACGAGCTGCGCGCCCTGTTACACTGGGCGTGA
- the queE gene encoding 7-carboxy-7-deazaguanine synthase — protein MRISEIFESIQGEGMLAGVPSLFLRTSGCNLRCAWCDTPYSSWAPEGEEWTVEQLAARVESSPLRHVVITGGEPMIFPDLVPLTQAIHRLGRHITIETAGTVDAPVACHLMSISPKLSNSTPLEIDGGRWAAMHERARLRPDVLRSLMSRYEYQLKFVVSSSEDFAEIRTLVHELAAPPDRVLLMPEGTTPETVRERSLWLAELCKQTGYRYCPRLHILLYGNRRGV, from the coding sequence ATGAGGATCAGCGAAATCTTCGAATCCATCCAGGGAGAAGGAATGCTGGCGGGCGTGCCTTCGCTCTTCCTCCGCACCTCCGGCTGCAACCTCCGCTGCGCCTGGTGCGACACCCCGTATTCGTCCTGGGCGCCCGAGGGCGAAGAGTGGACCGTTGAGCAGCTCGCCGCCCGCGTGGAAAGCTCGCCCCTCCGCCACGTCGTCATCACCGGCGGCGAGCCGATGATCTTCCCTGACCTCGTGCCGCTCACCCAGGCCATCCACCGCCTTGGCCGCCACATCACCATCGAGACCGCAGGCACCGTCGACGCCCCGGTCGCCTGCCACCTGATGAGCATCAGTCCCAAGCTCTCCAACTCGACTCCCCTCGAAATCGACGGCGGCCGCTGGGCGGCCATGCACGAACGCGCGCGCCTGCGCCCGGACGTGCTCCGCAGCCTCATGTCGCGCTACGAATATCAGTTGAAATTCGTCGTCTCCAGTTCGGAAGATTTCGCTGAAATCCGCACTCTCGTCCACGAGCTGGCCGCCCCGCCGGACCGCGTCCTCCTCATGCCCGAAGGCACGACGCCCGAGACAGTCCGCGAGCGGTCTCTCTGGCTCGCCGAGCTCTGCAAGCAAACGGGCTACCGCTACTGCCCCAGGCTGCACATTCTGCTCTATGGCAACCGCCGCGGCGTATGA
- a CDS encoding ferredoxin-NADP+ reductase subunit alpha, whose amino-acid sequence MSALILDKRQLAPEITWMEVVAPRIQKRWRAGQFIIIRPLEHSERIPLTIVGSNAERQSITMVIQAVGKTTREAVSLEPGDSLCDVVGPLGEPAEICAGERVLCMAGGVGVAELLPVARAYKEAGNTVVALCGARSDSYRILDAELRACCDEVHWATDDGSYGFHGNVVQLLLSLAGPGSFAEGHVIGPIPMMKAAAEATRGWGLKLHASLNPIMIDGTGMCGGCRVTVGGQVRFACVDGPCFDAHEVDFDEMARRNRAYRDLEQIALQHDCKLGLR is encoded by the coding sequence ATGAGCGCGCTGATTCTGGACAAGCGTCAGCTCGCGCCGGAGATCACATGGATGGAGGTGGTGGCACCGCGCATCCAGAAGCGGTGGCGCGCCGGGCAGTTCATCATCATCCGCCCGCTGGAGCACAGCGAGCGGATTCCGCTGACGATTGTTGGCTCCAACGCCGAGCGGCAGTCGATCACGATGGTGATTCAGGCGGTGGGCAAGACGACGCGCGAGGCGGTGTCGCTGGAGCCGGGCGATTCGCTGTGCGACGTGGTGGGCCCGCTGGGCGAGCCGGCCGAGATCTGCGCCGGCGAGCGGGTGCTGTGCATGGCCGGAGGAGTGGGCGTGGCCGAGCTGCTGCCGGTGGCGCGGGCTTACAAAGAGGCGGGCAACACGGTGGTGGCGCTGTGCGGCGCGCGGTCCGATTCGTACCGGATTCTGGACGCCGAGCTGCGCGCCTGCTGCGACGAAGTCCACTGGGCGACCGATGATGGCAGCTACGGCTTTCACGGCAACGTCGTCCAGCTCCTGCTGAGCCTGGCCGGGCCGGGCAGCTTCGCCGAAGGCCACGTGATTGGGCCGATCCCGATGATGAAAGCAGCGGCGGAGGCGACGCGCGGCTGGGGGCTGAAGCTGCACGCAAGCCTGAACCCGATCATGATCGACGGCACGGGGATGTGCGGCGGCTGCCGCGTCACCGTGGGCGGGCAGGTGCGTTTCGCCTGCGTCGACGGGCCGTGTTTCGACGCCCACGAGGTGGACTTCGATGAGATGGCCCGCCGCAACCGCGCCTATCGCGACCTGGAGCAGATTGCGCTCCAGCACGACTGCAAGCTCGGGCTGCGGTAG
- a CDS encoding sulfurtransferase — protein MTVERLLRLIAGFFILLSLALSVYHDQRWLWFTAFVGLNLFQSAFTNWCPMMTFLRKLGVKG, from the coding sequence ATGACGGTTGAGAGACTGCTGCGGCTGATTGCCGGGTTTTTCATCCTGCTGAGCCTGGCGCTGAGCGTGTATCACGACCAGCGCTGGCTTTGGTTCACGGCGTTCGTGGGGCTGAACCTGTTCCAGAGCGCCTTTACGAACTGGTGCCCGATGATGACGTTCCTGCGCAAGCTGGGCGTGAAAGGCTGA
- a CDS encoding glutamate synthase (NADPH), homotetrameric — translation MPAPPPKHKPNPKLPRQPLPLLDPERRRRTADEVALGYTAEQAQLEAQRCLQCQKPVCAEACPLHIDIKRFILRIVEGDFQGAHDVISEQSPFPGVCGRVCQHELFCESACVVGKRWDPVAIGSLERFAADHARLRMKELADSYPKPTGKKVALVGSGPASLIAAYDLVRLNYRVTVFEALHQLGGVMAYGIPNFRLPREILHEEIARLQNMGVEFVPDFIVGKTATIEDLFEEGYEAIFIGTGAGLPYLMGIPGENLIGVYTANEFLTRVNLMEAYKFPESPTPVRVGRHTVVVGGGNSAMDAARWAVRLGSDVTILYRRGRAELKARLEEIEHAEEEGVRFEFLAAPVALYGDENGYVREMECIRMELGEPDESGRRAPVPVPGSEFRIPAETVIAAIGQAPNPTLQKSTPQLVTRRGKIVINEWGETSIPKVFAGGDVVRGGSTVILAMKDGRAAARAIHEALSGAREAREEVKA, via the coding sequence ATGCCCGCCCCTCCGCCGAAACACAAACCCAACCCGAAGCTGCCCCGCCAGCCGCTGCCGCTGCTGGATCCGGAACGCCGCCGCCGCACGGCCGACGAAGTGGCGCTCGGCTACACGGCCGAGCAGGCGCAACTGGAGGCGCAGCGCTGCCTCCAGTGCCAGAAGCCGGTGTGTGCGGAGGCCTGCCCGCTGCACATCGACATCAAGCGCTTCATTCTGCGCATCGTGGAGGGCGACTTCCAGGGCGCGCATGACGTGATCAGCGAGCAGAGCCCGTTCCCTGGCGTCTGCGGGCGCGTCTGCCAGCACGAGCTGTTCTGCGAGAGCGCGTGCGTGGTGGGCAAGAGGTGGGATCCGGTGGCGATCGGGTCGCTGGAGCGGTTCGCCGCTGACCATGCGCGGCTGCGGATGAAGGAACTGGCCGACAGCTATCCGAAGCCGACGGGCAAGAAGGTGGCGCTGGTGGGCAGCGGGCCGGCGTCGCTGATCGCCGCTTATGACCTGGTGCGGCTGAACTACCGGGTGACGGTGTTCGAGGCGCTGCACCAGCTTGGCGGGGTAATGGCTTACGGCATTCCAAATTTCCGCCTGCCGCGGGAGATCCTGCATGAGGAGATCGCGCGGTTACAGAACATGGGCGTGGAGTTCGTGCCGGACTTCATCGTGGGCAAGACGGCGACGATTGAGGATCTTTTTGAGGAAGGCTACGAGGCGATTTTCATCGGGACAGGGGCGGGGCTGCCGTACCTGATGGGCATTCCGGGCGAGAACCTGATCGGGGTGTACACGGCGAACGAGTTCCTGACGCGCGTCAACCTGATGGAGGCTTACAAATTTCCGGAGTCGCCAACGCCGGTGCGGGTGGGCAGGCACACGGTGGTGGTGGGCGGCGGCAACTCGGCGATGGACGCGGCGCGGTGGGCGGTGCGGCTGGGCAGCGACGTGACCATTCTGTACCGGCGGGGGCGGGCGGAGCTGAAGGCGCGTCTCGAAGAGATCGAGCACGCCGAGGAAGAAGGCGTGCGGTTCGAGTTTCTGGCGGCGCCGGTGGCGCTGTATGGCGATGAAAACGGGTATGTGCGCGAGATGGAGTGCATCCGGATGGAGCTGGGCGAGCCGGACGAAAGCGGGCGGCGCGCGCCGGTGCCGGTGCCGGGGTCGGAGTTCCGCATTCCGGCCGAGACGGTGATCGCCGCCATTGGGCAGGCGCCGAACCCGACGTTGCAGAAGTCGACGCCGCAACTCGTGACCAGGCGGGGCAAGATCGTGATCAACGAGTGGGGCGAGACGTCAATTCCGAAGGTCTTTGCCGGTGGCGACGTGGTGCGGGGCGGCTCGACGGTGATCCTGGCGATGAAGGACGGCCGGGCGGCGGCCCGGGCCATTCACGAGGCGCTGAGCGGAGCGCGCGAGGCGCGCGAGGAGGTGAAAGCATGA
- the cydB gene encoding cytochrome c oxidase assembly protein: MLPVLWFWIVAVMIAMYVVLDGFDLGAGIVHLAVARTDAERRAVLKAIGPVWDGNEVWLLAGGGTLYFAFPALYSSSFSGFYLPLMVVLWLLILRGTSVEFRSHIQNAVWLPMWDVIFSLASALLAIFFGAALGNVVRGVPLDEKGEFFLPLWTNFQPGREAGILDWYTILIGVYSFAVLMQHGALWIAYKTEGAVQERARAIAQRAWYVMAALTVIVTITSFRLQPKLAQSFAQWPVGYVFPALALVSLILLFLYERRQEDLKAFLASTFFLLGMLTSVVFGVFPMVLPANTDPALSLTIYNASAPEYGLKVGLGWFIPGLLIAAFYFWFLYRRFAGKVQAEAEGY, encoded by the coding sequence ATGCTACCCGTTCTCTGGTTCTGGATTGTTGCGGTGATGATTGCGATGTATGTGGTGCTGGACGGGTTTGACCTGGGCGCCGGCATCGTTCATCTGGCGGTGGCCCGCACGGACGCCGAGCGCCGGGCGGTGCTGAAGGCGATCGGGCCCGTCTGGGACGGCAACGAGGTGTGGCTGCTGGCCGGAGGCGGAACGCTGTATTTCGCCTTCCCCGCCCTGTATTCGAGCAGCTTCAGCGGTTTCTACCTGCCGCTGATGGTGGTGCTGTGGCTGCTGATTCTGCGCGGCACGTCGGTGGAGTTCCGTTCCCACATCCAGAACGCGGTGTGGCTGCCGATGTGGGACGTGATCTTCAGCCTGGCGAGCGCGCTGCTGGCGATCTTTTTCGGCGCGGCGCTGGGCAACGTGGTGCGCGGCGTGCCGCTGGACGAAAAGGGCGAATTCTTCCTGCCGCTGTGGACCAACTTCCAGCCGGGCCGCGAGGCGGGCATTCTGGACTGGTACACGATCCTGATCGGCGTGTACTCGTTCGCCGTGCTGATGCAGCACGGCGCGCTCTGGATCGCATACAAGACCGAGGGCGCGGTGCAGGAGCGCGCCCGGGCGATCGCGCAGCGCGCCTGGTACGTGATGGCGGCGCTGACGGTGATCGTCACGATCACAAGCTTCCGGCTTCAGCCGAAGCTGGCCCAGAGCTTTGCGCAATGGCCGGTGGGCTATGTCTTTCCGGCGCTGGCGCTGGTGTCGCTGATTCTGCTGTTCCTGTATGAGCGCCGGCAGGAGGACCTGAAGGCGTTTCTGGCCTCGACGTTCTTCCTGCTTGGCATGCTGACCAGCGTGGTCTTTGGCGTGTTCCCGATGGTGCTGCCGGCGAACACGGATCCGGCGCTGAGCCTGACGATCTACAACGCGAGCGCGCCGGAGTACGGCCTGAAGGTGGGCCTCGGCTGGTTCATCCCAGGGCTGCTGATTGCCGCCTTCTACTTCTGGTTCCTGTACCGGCGCTTTGCAGGCAAGGTGCAGGCGGAGGCGGAAGGCTACTGA
- a CDS encoding cytochrome ubiquinol oxidase subunit I has protein sequence MDIALDIHRFHFAFTVTFHYLFVQLTLGLALLIFVLKTMALRTGNEHYNQAARFWTKIFAVNFALGVVTGIPMEFQFGTNWARFAKAAGGVIGHTLAMEGLYAFFLESSFLGLLLYGEKILGPVGHWVASLAVWIGSWISAYLIVATNAWMQRPTGYRLGPKGEILLDSWWSLVFNDWAFWQYAHTIIGGVITGAFIMSGVGALYLLLKRHEEFARTFLRLGVTAGVIASILALFPTGDQQGMLVARHQPATLAAMEAHFRTGEAAPMFILGQPNVEKQKIDNPFLVPGMLSFITSKRWDAEVKGLDAFPQDEWPTNIPLLYYAFHIMVGLGTIFIAVMTVSFIQLRRNRLYESKPLLWVLLLAAPLPYVANTAGWMTAELGRQPWLIYGLMKTAEGSSAHVSSGNAMFTLLGFMGMYTLLLMLGLFLIWRELDHGPGAEAAAAGSAVQTPAPATGD, from the coding sequence ATGGACATTGCGCTGGACATCCACCGGTTCCACTTTGCGTTCACGGTCACGTTCCACTATCTTTTCGTACAGTTAACACTGGGCCTCGCCTTGCTGATATTCGTCCTGAAGACGATGGCGCTGCGCACAGGCAATGAACACTACAACCAGGCGGCGCGATTCTGGACGAAGATTTTCGCGGTGAATTTCGCGCTGGGCGTGGTTACCGGCATTCCGATGGAATTCCAGTTCGGCACGAACTGGGCGCGGTTTGCGAAGGCGGCGGGAGGCGTCATCGGGCACACGCTGGCGATGGAGGGCCTGTACGCCTTTTTCCTGGAGAGTTCCTTCCTGGGCCTGCTGCTGTACGGGGAGAAGATCCTCGGCCCGGTGGGCCACTGGGTGGCGTCGCTGGCGGTGTGGATCGGGAGCTGGATTTCCGCCTATCTCATTGTTGCCACCAATGCCTGGATGCAGCGGCCGACCGGGTACCGGCTGGGGCCGAAAGGGGAGATCCTGCTGGACAGCTGGTGGTCGCTCGTCTTCAACGACTGGGCGTTCTGGCAGTACGCACACACGATCATCGGGGGCGTGATCACCGGGGCGTTCATCATGAGCGGCGTGGGGGCGCTGTATCTGCTGCTCAAGCGACATGAAGAGTTTGCGCGGACGTTCCTGCGCTTGGGCGTGACGGCAGGGGTGATCGCCTCGATCCTGGCGCTGTTTCCTACGGGCGACCAGCAGGGGATGCTGGTGGCCCGGCACCAGCCGGCGACGCTGGCAGCGATGGAGGCGCATTTCCGCACCGGCGAGGCGGCGCCGATGTTCATTCTGGGCCAGCCGAACGTCGAAAAACAGAAGATCGACAATCCGTTCCTGGTGCCCGGAATGCTGAGCTTCATCACGTCGAAGCGCTGGGACGCGGAGGTGAAGGGCCTGGACGCGTTCCCGCAGGACGAATGGCCGACCAACATCCCGCTGTTGTACTACGCCTTTCACATCATGGTGGGGCTGGGAACGATCTTCATTGCGGTGATGACGGTAAGCTTCATCCAGTTGCGACGCAACCGGCTGTATGAGTCGAAGCCGCTGCTGTGGGTGCTGCTGCTGGCGGCGCCGCTGCCATACGTGGCCAACACGGCCGGCTGGATGACGGCCGAGCTGGGCCGGCAGCCATGGCTGATTTACGGGCTGATGAAGACGGCCGAGGGCAGCTCGGCGCACGTATCGAGCGGCAATGCGATGTTCACGCTGCTGGGGTTCATGGGCATGTACACGCTGCTGCTGATGCTGGGCCTGTTCCTGATCTGGCGCGAGCTGGACCACGGGCCGGGCGCTGAAGCGGCGGCCGCAGGAAGCGCCGTGCAGACGCCGGCGCCAGCCACAGGAGACTGA
- the queC gene encoding 7-cyano-7-deazaguanine synthase: protein MKKAVCLLSGGLDSATALACARRDGFSTYALTFDYGQRHRIELEAAARVARQLGAAEHRIFRLDLRAFGGSALTADIAVPKDRAPHQPGTEIPVTYVPARNTIFLSIALAWAEVLSASDIYIGVNAIDYSGYPDCRPEFIRAFEHMADLATRAGVEGRQRLRIHTPLIQLSKAEIIRLGLQLGVDFSLTHSCYDPVGTLPCGHCDSCLLRRSGFAAAGVPDPLRYADETAP from the coding sequence ATGAAAAAAGCGGTCTGCCTCTTGAGCGGCGGCCTCGATTCGGCCACCGCCCTTGCCTGCGCCCGCCGCGACGGCTTCTCCACCTACGCCCTCACCTTCGACTACGGCCAGCGCCACCGCATCGAGCTCGAAGCGGCCGCGCGCGTCGCCCGCCAGCTCGGTGCCGCCGAACACCGCATCTTCCGGCTCGACCTGCGCGCCTTCGGCGGCTCCGCCCTCACCGCCGACATTGCCGTGCCCAAGGACCGCGCCCCCCACCAGCCCGGGACCGAAATCCCCGTCACCTACGTCCCCGCACGCAACACCATTTTTCTCTCCATCGCGCTCGCCTGGGCCGAGGTCCTTTCTGCCTCGGACATCTACATCGGCGTCAACGCCATCGACTACTCCGGCTATCCCGATTGCCGCCCCGAATTCATCCGCGCCTTCGAGCACATGGCCGATCTCGCCACCCGCGCCGGCGTGGAAGGACGCCAGAGGCTTCGTATCCACACTCCGCTCATTCAGCTCAGCAAGGCCGAAATCATCCGCCTCGGCCTCCAGCTCGGCGTCGATTTCTCGCTCACCCACAGTTGCTACGACCCCGTTGGCACGCTTCCCTGCGGCCATTGCGACTCCTGCCTCCTGCGCAGGTCGGGCTTCGCCGCCGCCGGCGTGCCTGACCCGCTCCGCTACGCCGATGAAACCGCCCCATGA
- a CDS encoding integration host factor subunit alpha, with translation MIKLDIVNEVVNRTGITKTKAEMAVETVFESMKRALAQGERIELRGFGIFTVRPRKTGIGRNPRTGEEVAIPPGKAVRFKPGKELQSLD, from the coding sequence TTGATCAAGCTGGATATCGTCAACGAGGTCGTCAACCGCACGGGCATCACGAAGACGAAGGCGGAAATGGCCGTGGAAACCGTGTTCGAATCGATGAAGCGCGCCCTGGCCCAGGGAGAGCGCATCGAGCTGCGCGGTTTCGGCATCTTCACGGTGCGCCCGCGCAAGACGGGCATCGGCCGCAATCCGCGCACCGGCGAAGAGGTCGCCATCCCGCCCGGCAAGGCCGTCCGCTTCAAGCCCGGCAAGGAATTGCAGTCACTCGACTGA